From the Sulfurimonas hongkongensis genome, one window contains:
- a CDS encoding GNAT family N-acetyltransferase: MQIRELDLKELEMAYSVLKQLRGELSYKEFEDLIYDMRYMNYTMFGIVEGEELITYAGVAVQTNLYHKRHLYVFDLVSDDKYKSKGYGALMLDFLSDYARASMCENIVLSSSFTRVDAHRFYEKNGFKKKSYLFLKTLSKI; this comes from the coding sequence ATGCAAATAAGAGAATTAGATTTAAAAGAGCTAGAGATGGCTTATAGCGTGCTAAAGCAACTAAGAGGTGAACTCTCTTACAAAGAGTTTGAAGATCTCATTTATGATATGAGATATATGAACTACACCATGTTTGGTATAGTTGAGGGCGAAGAGCTTATCACTTACGCTGGAGTAGCTGTGCAGACAAATCTTTACCATAAAAGACATTTGTATGTTTTTGATTTGGTTAGTGACGATAAGTACAAATCAAAAGGATATGGAGCGTTGATGCTTGATTTTTTGAGCGATTATGCTAGAGCTTCGATGTGTGAAAACATCGTTTTATCTTCAAGCTTTACAAGAGTAGATGCACATAGATTTTACGAGAAAAATGGCTTTAAGAAAAAAAGTTATCTTTTTCTCAAAACACTATCTAAAATATGA
- a CDS encoding arsenic transporter translates to MALAILVFLVTLVFVIWQPKGLQIGTTAVMGATIALLVGVVSFTDVISVIDIVWDATLAFIGIIILSMVLDEIGFFEWAAIKMAKLSGGNGHKMFVYILLLGAIVAAFFANDGAALILTPILLAKMKYLKMKPLAIFAFLMAGGFIGDSASNPLVISNLTNIVTVGYFDIGFVEYAKNMFLPNLLAILASIVVLWIYFRKDIPFSIDVSTLPEASSVIKNQTMFKFSWFFLALLMVGYFIGDLYSLPVSLFALGGALIFLAIANHFKAVKPMATIKAAPWQVVWFSIGLYVVVYGLKNAGFTEVIASWIIELGKHGTTVSIIGTGFLSAILSSIMNNMPTIMIMDIAIDHVGYAGNEALVYANILGCNLGPKMTPIGSLATLLWLHVLAQKGVKITWAEYMKVGLVITPPVLFVALIGLI, encoded by the coding sequence ATGGCTTTAGCTATCTTAGTGTTTTTAGTTACCTTAGTCTTTGTAATATGGCAACCAAAAGGTCTCCAAATAGGTACCACTGCTGTGATGGGAGCTACTATAGCTCTCTTAGTCGGAGTTGTAAGTTTTACAGATGTCATTAGCGTAATCGATATCGTGTGGGATGCAACACTAGCATTTATTGGTATCATTATCCTATCTATGGTTCTTGATGAGATAGGATTTTTTGAGTGGGCAGCTATTAAAATGGCAAAATTAAGTGGCGGAAATGGACATAAAATGTTTGTCTATATCTTACTTTTAGGTGCTATCGTTGCTGCATTTTTTGCAAATGATGGAGCTGCTCTTATACTTACTCCCATACTACTTGCTAAGATGAAGTACTTAAAGATGAAGCCTTTAGCCATCTTCGCATTTTTAATGGCAGGTGGTTTTATCGGTGATAGTGCTTCAAATCCACTTGTTATCTCAAATCTTACAAATATAGTAACAGTTGGTTATTTTGATATCGGCTTTGTTGAATATGCAAAAAATATGTTTTTACCTAACCTACTAGCTATCCTTGCGTCTATAGTTGTTCTTTGGATTTATTTTCGTAAAGATATTCCTTTTAGCATTGACGTTTCTACATTACCAGAAGCATCATCTGTCATTAAAAATCAAACTATGTTTAAATTTTCTTGGTTTTTCTTAGCACTCCTGATGGTTGGGTATTTTATAGGTGACCTGTATAGTCTTCCAGTCTCTCTTTTTGCACTTGGAGGTGCCTTGATATTTTTAGCAATAGCAAACCACTTCAAAGCTGTAAAACCTATGGCAACTATAAAAGCAGCCCCTTGGCAAGTTGTTTGGTTTAGTATAGGTCTCTATGTAGTTGTTTATGGTCTTAAAAATGCAGGTTTTACGGAAGTTATAGCATCTTGGATAATTGAGCTAGGCAAACATGGAACTACAGTGTCCATCATAGGTACAGGTTTTTTATCTGCCATATTAAGCTCTATAATGAACAATATGCCAACTATTATGATTATGGATATAGCCATTGACCATGTTGGATACGCAGGAAATGAAGCGCTTGTTTATGCAAATATTTTAGGCTGTAACCTAGGTCCAAAAATGACACCTATAGGTTCACTTGCAACACTTCTTTGGCTACATGTCTTAGCTCAAAAAGGGGTTAAAATCACTTGGGCAGAGTATATGAAAGTTGGGCTTGTCATCACCCCACCAGTGCTGTTTGTTGCACTTATTGGTCTAATTTAG
- a CDS encoding ArsR/SmtB family transcription factor, translating to MEIFLKSVAALNDDTRVLLLRFLDEHGETCVCDMQASLDMIQSRLSRHLKILKDAGFLRVNRRGTWGYYSIRSPLDRFRSEALEEIRCLDIKLPALKKISETGECKV from the coding sequence GTGGAAATTTTCTTAAAAAGCGTAGCTGCGCTTAATGATGACACACGAGTATTGTTGTTGCGTTTTCTTGATGAACATGGTGAGACTTGTGTATGTGATATGCAAGCCTCTCTTGATATGATTCAATCACGCCTCTCACGGCATCTTAAAATTTTAAAAGATGCAGGGTTTTTAAGAGTAAATCGCAGAGGAACTTGGGGCTATTACTCCATCAGAAGTCCACTTGACCGCTTTCGTAGTGAAGCTTTAGAGGAGATTCGTTGTTTAGATATAAAGCTTCCAGCTTTAAAAAAAATATCTGAGACTGGGGAGTGTAAAGTATGA
- a CDS encoding putative metalloprotease CJM1_0395 family protein, translating to MNVSSNTLYSTSANYQTSLKPRAEETEEEKSVAEKKPQNELSADEKRVVQSLQSRDAEVRAHEAAHQSGGAATGGASYTYQKGPDGRMYAIGGEVSISYKSGSTPQETIANADAVIAAALAPANPSGQDLAVASSANVMKVKAQQQLAQETQEKLSGKETYKNEADKNDDSKEEKGESEPKRLDIAT from the coding sequence ATGAACGTTTCATCAAACACACTTTATTCAACTAGCGCCAACTATCAAACCTCTTTAAAACCTAGAGCAGAGGAGACAGAAGAAGAAAAAAGTGTTGCAGAAAAAAAACCACAAAATGAACTTAGCGCTGATGAAAAAAGAGTAGTACAGAGCCTGCAATCAAGAGATGCAGAGGTTCGTGCACATGAAGCTGCTCACCAAAGTGGTGGAGCTGCAACGGGAGGTGCATCTTACACCTATCAAAAAGGACCTGATGGCAGAATGTACGCCATTGGGGGCGAAGTCTCCATCTCTTATAAATCTGGCTCAACCCCACAAGAGACTATAGCAAACGCAGATGCAGTTATAGCGGCGGCTTTAGCTCCAGCAAATCCTAGCGGACAAGATTTGGCAGTAGCCTCAAGTGCAAATGTTATGAAGGTAAAAGCACAACAACAACTAGCACAAGAGACTCAAGAAAAACTCTCAGGAAAAGAGACATACAAAAACGAAGCAGATAAAAATGATGATTCCAAAGAGGAAAAAGGTGAGAGTGAGCCTAAAAGGCTAGATATCGCAACTTAA
- a CDS encoding RNA-binding S4 domain-containing protein: protein MIFELQNDYIELFKLIKVLDLVDSGGDAKKLVVEGLVKRNGEIELKKRAKIVSGDVIEIAEVRIEVKG from the coding sequence ATGATATTTGAACTTCAAAACGATTATATAGAGCTTTTTAAACTTATAAAGGTTTTAGATTTAGTAGATAGCGGTGGAGATGCCAAAAAGCTTGTTGTCGAGGGACTTGTTAAAAGAAATGGTGAGATAGAGCTTAAAAAAAGAGCAAAAATAGTCTCAGGAGATGTAATAGAGATAGCCGAAGTTCGCATAGAGGTTAAAGGATGA
- the pta gene encoding phosphate acetyltransferase, which produces MKIKSLYVSAQEKSAGMLFVSMGMMEILKRNLPSVAFFRPIILSKNKIDKDIEFILERYSIDMKYEDAYGYDIEYVEMMLSSGRFNELINQLITKFKKLESEHDFVLCEGIRRSFLTTTINYDLNIKIAQNFSSSIINVINAKNASAQEVYEDVLMEAQNISSEGCESFATFINRLSEENYNELKKRLSKDKINTYLLKELTELDRISVQDVIEALDAKPILLGEKDHTRVIKGIKVAALSLDNFLEHIEENDLVIVPADRSDIIVGLICALYSKNYPNVNAIVLPFGMGLHKNIQKLIDGLEGFNIPLLLVETDTYETAKNISNINARLRVTSERKISLALGLFNSNVDIKHIEAKIATPKKGVMTPMMFEYKLFELARLNKKRIVLPESMDERILRAAEITLRRGVADIILLGNEEKIKENYLRIGLDLADATIIDYKDSHLLEEFAENFYEMRKHKGLSRDATIEAMQHANYFATMMVHLGYADGMVSGAIHSTGDTIRPALQIIKTKPDISVVSSVFFMCMQTQVLVYGDCAIVQDPDAQTLAQIAISSASTAEAFGIEPKVAMLSYSTGESGSGADVDKVREATQIVKRNMPNLLIEGPIQYDAAVNASVAKTKLPNSKVAGEASVFIFPDLNTGNNTYKAVQRSSGAIAIGPILQGLNKPINDLSRGCSVEDVVNTIAITSIQAGQI; this is translated from the coding sequence ATGAAAATAAAATCATTATATGTATCTGCACAAGAAAAAAGTGCTGGAATGTTATTCGTTTCTATGGGGATGATGGAGATACTAAAGAGAAACTTGCCTAGTGTTGCCTTTTTTAGACCTATAATCTTATCTAAAAACAAAATTGATAAGGATATAGAGTTTATACTAGAGAGATATAGTATTGACATGAAGTATGAAGATGCTTATGGATATGACATAGAGTATGTTGAGATGATGCTCTCATCTGGACGGTTTAATGAGCTTATTAATCAGCTCATCACTAAATTTAAAAAGTTAGAGAGTGAACATGATTTTGTTCTTTGTGAGGGGATTAGAAGGTCGTTTTTGACCACAACTATAAACTACGATCTAAATATAAAGATAGCTCAAAACTTCTCAAGCTCCATCATAAATGTCATAAATGCAAAAAATGCTAGCGCGCAAGAAGTTTATGAAGATGTACTTATGGAGGCTCAAAACATAAGCTCGGAGGGTTGTGAATCCTTTGCAACTTTTATTAATAGACTAAGCGAAGAAAATTATAATGAGCTTAAAAAAAGACTAAGTAAGGACAAAATAAATACATATCTTTTAAAAGAGTTAACAGAACTAGACCGCATAAGTGTCCAAGACGTTATAGAAGCTTTAGATGCAAAACCCATCTTGCTCGGTGAAAAGGACCACACAAGAGTCATAAAAGGTATCAAAGTCGCAGCTTTGAGTTTGGATAACTTTTTAGAGCATATTGAGGAAAATGATTTAGTTATAGTACCAGCTGATCGCTCAGATATTATAGTTGGACTTATCTGTGCCTTGTACTCTAAAAACTACCCAAATGTTAACGCGATAGTCTTGCCTTTTGGAATGGGGCTTCATAAAAATATCCAAAAGCTCATAGATGGACTTGAGGGCTTTAATATTCCACTTCTTTTAGTTGAGACAGATACTTATGAAACCGCAAAAAACATCTCAAACATAAATGCTAGACTCAGGGTTACAAGTGAGAGAAAAATCTCTTTAGCTTTAGGACTTTTTAACTCAAATGTTGATATCAAACACATCGAAGCAAAGATAGCGACACCAAAAAAAGGCGTAATGACGCCGATGATGTTTGAGTATAAACTCTTTGAATTAGCAAGACTAAATAAAAAACGAATAGTCTTGCCTGAGAGCATGGATGAGCGGATATTAAGAGCTGCTGAGATAACTCTAAGAAGAGGTGTAGCAGACATCATACTTTTAGGAAATGAAGAAAAAATAAAAGAAAACTACCTAAGAATAGGACTTGATTTAGCAGATGCAACTATCATAGACTATAAAGACTCTCATCTGTTAGAGGAGTTTGCAGAGAATTTTTATGAGATGAGGAAACATAAAGGTTTAAGTAGAGATGCAACCATAGAAGCTATGCAACATGCAAACTACTTTGCAACTATGATGGTTCACCTCGGATATGCTGATGGAATGGTTAGTGGAGCTATTCACTCAACTGGAGACACCATCAGACCAGCACTTCAAATCATCAAAACAAAACCAGATATTTCGGTAGTCTCAAGTGTCTTTTTTATGTGCATGCAGACTCAGGTTTTAGTCTATGGAGATTGTGCGATAGTCCAAGACCCAGATGCACAAACTTTAGCACAGATCGCTATCTCCTCTGCATCTACTGCGGAGGCTTTTGGTATCGAGCCAAAAGTTGCGATGCTCTCATACTCAACAGGAGAGAGCGGAAGTGGTGCAGATGTAGATAAAGTAAGAGAAGCAACACAGATAGTAAAAAGAAATATGCCAAACTTACTCATAGAAGGACCGATCCAGTACGACGCGGCGGTAAATGCAAGCGTAGCAAAAACAAAACTTCCAAACTCTAAAGTAGCAGGGGAGGCTAGTGTTTTTATATTTCCAGATTTAAACACTGGAAACAACACCTACAAAGCAGTTCAACGCTCAAGTGGAGCGATAGCCATAGGACCAATACTTCAAGGACTAAACAAACCTATCAACGATTTAAGCCGTGGATGCAGCGTTGAAGATGTAGTAAATACTATAGCCATTACATCAATACAAGCAGGACAAATATAG
- a CDS encoding cold-shock protein, protein MAELLDGSVKWFNEEKGYGFIQQDNGGKDVFVHFRQVNHTGGGRVSLAEGQRVTFEVGEGQKGPQAENVTPL, encoded by the coding sequence ATGGCAGAATTACTAGATGGTTCAGTTAAATGGTTTAACGAAGAAAAAGGTTATGGATTTATCCAGCAAGATAATGGCGGAAAAGATGTGTTTGTACACTTTCGTCAAGTAAACCACACTGGTGGTGGTCGTGTTTCTCTAGCAGAGGGGCAAAGAGTTACTTTTGAAGTAGGCGAAGGTCAAAAAGGCCCACAAGCTGAAAATGTGACACCATTATAA
- a CDS encoding methyl-accepting chemotaxis protein yields MKNMTIKNKLIFLSVITFIVIALFSLKSAYDSWSEYDNSTETASLISLSVKMSAVLHELQKERGASAGYLGSGGKSFQEILPKQHKDTDLKIEELKAYIASHDSPASSRVKDEINLSSIQEMRKKVNTLSCEVKDAVFFYTALNKQLIDMVSNFSIIPKDNTLRTDFNSFTIFISSKERAGIERAVLSGVFAKDSFSRATAAKFASLVSEQNALTNLFLSVSDTYIQNLYKEIESDTSFAQVDKYRAIAESKESNFGVDATVWFKTITKKINKLKEFEDALATHTLDFSQDLVSSSFQALITVLALVLIILAFLIYISRSVSLSITNSIDRFKSIIGGITTNGDLSIKVDRKSQTNNEMDEITQLLATLIDLIKELTSRINTSVHKASQGDFSYDLNSDGLAGDFAEAIKNVQNGISAMKTSHEKQLFINFSSKVRSVGSIGDGLGLIQNEMSSVIKELSVVQSTTKHTAQTSDDSMGAVEDILEKLQNLVEQISDSNSSIGGLNEQTNEITSIVDLIKDIAEQTNLLALNAAIEAARAGEHGRGFAVVADEVRKLAERTQKATSEITISINSMKQEASNILGKSETMTTLADEASVSVEEFNDTMRNLNYEAVEMADVINDMQNKVFIVLAKVDHIIYKSNAYDSIIAADKSKAFSKHTECRLGKWYESDGKERFGNTQAYKDAFLPHKTVHESVLNSIAFFDKEDTRIQNEDTIVNNLKTMEANSDKLFNALNDMLTQIQKEQPKDKRI; encoded by the coding sequence ATGAAAAACATGACGATTAAAAACAAGCTGATTTTTCTTAGCGTTATCACTTTTATAGTGATTGCTCTGTTTTCTCTTAAGAGTGCTTACGATAGTTGGAGTGAGTACGACAACTCAACAGAGACTGCTTCTTTGATAAGCTTGTCTGTAAAGATGAGTGCCGTGCTACATGAACTGCAAAAAGAGAGAGGTGCAAGTGCTGGATATTTAGGTTCAGGTGGTAAAAGCTTTCAAGAGATTTTACCAAAACAACACAAGGACACTGATCTTAAAATAGAGGAGCTTAAAGCCTATATAGCATCTCATGACTCTCCTGCATCATCAAGAGTCAAAGATGAGATAAATCTAAGCTCAATACAAGAGATGAGAAAAAAGGTAAACACGCTTAGCTGTGAGGTAAAAGATGCAGTCTTTTTTTATACTGCACTAAACAAACAGCTCATAGATATGGTAAGCAACTTCTCAATAATCCCAAAAGACAATACTTTAAGAACTGACTTTAATAGTTTTACTATTTTTATCTCATCTAAAGAGAGAGCTGGGATAGAGAGAGCCGTTTTATCTGGAGTTTTTGCAAAGGATAGTTTCTCAAGAGCGACTGCTGCGAAGTTTGCATCTTTAGTCTCGGAGCAAAATGCACTCACAAATCTTTTTTTAAGCGTCTCTGATACATACATACAAAACTTGTACAAAGAGATAGAGTCTGATACTTCATTTGCGCAAGTGGACAAATATAGAGCCATAGCAGAATCTAAAGAGAGTAATTTTGGAGTAGATGCTACGGTTTGGTTTAAGACCATCACAAAAAAAATCAACAAACTTAAAGAGTTTGAAGATGCTCTTGCAACGCATACGCTAGACTTTTCTCAAGATCTTGTTTCATCTTCATTTCAAGCACTCATAACTGTGCTAGCCCTAGTTCTTATAATCCTTGCTTTTTTGATATATATCTCAAGAAGCGTATCACTTAGCATTACAAACTCCATAGATAGATTTAAGTCTATTATAGGTGGCATCACAACAAATGGTGATCTCTCTATAAAAGTTGATAGAAAATCTCAAACAAATAATGAGATGGATGAGATAACTCAACTTTTAGCAACACTTATAGATCTCATAAAAGAGTTAACTTCAAGGATAAACACCTCTGTACATAAAGCTTCGCAGGGAGATTTTAGTTATGATTTAAACTCTGATGGCTTAGCTGGAGACTTTGCCGAAGCTATTAAAAATGTTCAAAATGGTATAAGTGCCATGAAAACATCTCATGAAAAACAGTTGTTTATAAACTTTAGCTCAAAAGTTAGAAGCGTAGGAAGTATTGGCGATGGTTTAGGTCTTATACAAAATGAAATGTCAAGCGTTATAAAAGAGCTAAGTGTCGTACAAAGTACAACAAAACACACAGCTCAAACATCAGATGACTCTATGGGTGCAGTGGAGGATATCTTAGAAAAACTGCAAAATCTAGTTGAGCAGATAAGCGATAGCAACTCCTCTATAGGTGGTTTAAATGAACAAACTAATGAGATCACTTCTATAGTTGACCTTATAAAAGATATAGCAGAACAGACTAATCTTTTAGCACTAAATGCTGCCATCGAAGCAGCTCGTGCAGGCGAACATGGACGTGGTTTTGCAGTTGTGGCTGATGAAGTCCGCAAACTTGCTGAGAGAACTCAAAAAGCAACTAGTGAGATAACTATCTCTATAAACTCAATGAAGCAAGAAGCTAGCAACATTTTAGGCAAGTCTGAGACAATGACAACCCTTGCTGATGAGGCTTCAGTTTCAGTTGAAGAATTTAATGATACTATGAGAAACTTGAATTATGAGGCTGTTGAGATGGCTGATGTTATAAACGATATGCAAAATAAAGTCTTTATTGTTTTAGCAAAAGTAGATCACATTATATACAAATCAAATGCATATGACTCTATAATTGCAGCAGATAAGAGCAAGGCATTTAGCAAACATACTGAGTGTAGACTAGGAAAATGGTATGAGAGTGATGGTAAAGAGAGATTTGGAAATACTCAAGCATATAAAGATGCCTTCTTGCCACATAAAACAGTTCATGAGAGTGTGTTAAATAGTATCGCTTTCTTTGATAAAGAAGACACAAGAATTCAAAATGAAGATACTATAGTAAACAATCTTAAGACTATGGAAGCTAATAGTGATAAACTATTTAATGCCCTAAATGATATGCTTACTCAAATACAAAAAGAACAACCAAAAGACAAAAGGATATAA
- a CDS encoding acetate/propionate family kinase: protein MRVAVINSGSSSLKFKLFDMSTNEVIYSKVIEKIGEKNSAIKSHSQALELIEVDLSTIEIIGHRVVHGGEEFTKPTLIDDGVIRKLEELMHLAPLHNPANLEGILVAKQKAPNLAQVAVFDTAFHSEMPQEAYLYALDFELYEKHKIRKYGFHGTSHSYLLKETAKELNKEEHELNIITLHLGNGASACAIKNGKSIDTSMGFTPLEGLVMGTRCGDIDPAIVLYMQRDLGMGRDKVDEVLNKKSGLLGLCGSSDIRNILAQDDERSRLAIDIMTRRVKKYIGAYMALLSRVDAIVFSGGIGENSAYIRERIMDKNLAKDIPVMVIKTNEELEIARQCLAFKDSESKNNFS, encoded by the coding sequence GTGAGAGTAGCTGTTATAAACTCAGGAAGCTCATCTTTAAAATTTAAACTTTTTGATATGAGTACAAATGAGGTGATTTACTCAAAAGTCATAGAAAAGATTGGTGAGAAAAACTCTGCTATAAAGAGTCATAGTCAGGCTTTAGAGTTGATAGAGGTTGATCTTTCAACTATTGAGATTATTGGGCATCGTGTGGTTCATGGTGGGGAAGAGTTTACAAAACCAACTCTAATAGATGATGGAGTTATAAGAAAGTTAGAAGAGTTAATGCATCTAGCTCCACTTCACAATCCTGCAAACTTAGAGGGCATCTTAGTTGCAAAACAAAAAGCACCAAATTTAGCTCAAGTGGCAGTTTTTGACACAGCTTTTCACTCAGAGATGCCACAAGAGGCGTATCTTTATGCTCTAGATTTTGAGCTATATGAAAAGCACAAGATTAGAAAATATGGTTTTCATGGAACTTCTCACTCTTACCTTTTAAAAGAGACCGCTAAAGAGCTAAACAAAGAAGAGCATGAGTTAAATATCATAACTTTGCATCTAGGAAATGGTGCTAGTGCATGTGCTATAAAAAATGGCAAAAGCATTGATACTTCTATGGGATTTACTCCACTTGAGGGTCTTGTTATGGGCACAAGATGCGGAGATATAGATCCGGCAATAGTTTTATACATGCAAAGAGATTTGGGTATGGGTCGTGATAAAGTTGATGAAGTTTTAAACAAAAAGTCAGGGCTTCTTGGACTTTGTGGAAGTAGCGATATTAGGAATATTTTAGCTCAAGATGATGAGAGATCAAGATTAGCTATAGATATCATGACAAGAAGAGTTAAGAAGTATATAGGTGCATATATGGCACTTTTATCAAGAGTAGATGCTATAGTGTTTAGTGGGGGCATAGGAGAAAATTCGGCTTATATAAGAGAGCGAATAATGGATAAAAACCTAGCAAAAGATATACCCGTCATGGTTATAAAAACCAATGAAGAGTTAGAGATTGCTAGGCAGTGTTTAGCTTTTAAAGACTCTGAGAGTAAAAATAATTTTTCTTAG
- a CDS encoding c-type cytochrome gives MKKILIVLLLASISLMATDGEKLYKQRCALCHGEKAQKNPREGVPALAGKDATVLALTIRAYRDQDSRIGAYTMHKSSQVMEDSTSGLTRDMIVAIAKYISGLK, from the coding sequence ATGAAAAAGATTCTTATAGTGCTATTACTAGCAAGTATTAGTTTGATGGCAACAGATGGTGAAAAACTTTACAAACAGCGTTGTGCACTATGCCATGGCGAAAAGGCTCAAAAAAATCCTCGTGAAGGGGTGCCAGCATTAGCTGGTAAAGATGCAACTGTATTAGCATTGACAATAAGAGCATATAGAGATCAAGATAGTAGAATTGGAGCTTACACTATGCATAAAAGTAGTCAGGTGATGGAAGACTCAACCTCTGGTCTTACAAGGGATATGATTGTCGCTATTGCTAAATATATTAGCGGATTAAAATAA